CATTGCCGGCCACGAAGTTGTACGGCAACGCTTCATCGCCGTGGATGTCGAAGAACATGTCGACGCCCGTTTCGTGGATCTTGTTTTTCACGCACAGCACTTCCGGACTCGATTCCAGCGATGGCGTCATCCATTCGCGGTTCAGGTTGGCGCCAGCCGCATTCGTGCGCAGGTTGCCGCGGATGGAACCGTCCGGATTCATGTTCGGCACGATGTGGAACACGGCACGCTGCAACAGTTTGCGCGCGATCGGGTTGGCGTCGTCGAGCAGCGAGTCGATCAAGCCTTCGACAAACCATTCGGCCATCGATTCGCCCGGATGCTGGCGCGCGATGACCCAGATTTTCTTTTCCGCTTGCGGGTTGCCGATGGTGACCATGTTCATGTCGCGGCCATCGACCGTGCTGCCCAGGTCGGACACGCGCGCCAGCGGATGCTCGGCCACTTCGCCCAGCAGGCGCAGATGGCGCTCCCACGAATACGGCTCGAAGTAGGCGTAGTACACGCTGTCGAGTTCAGGCGTATGCGAGATCGTCATGACCTGGCCATCGAATGCGGTCGGCACGCGGAACCAGTTTTCGCTGTCGTAGCTGGCCACGGCCTGGTAGTCTTCATAGCCGGCCGGATAGGTGGCCTGGCCTGCGTTCAGGATGCGCAGCGTGCATGCCTGGTCCCGCGCGCCCTGCAGGCGGAAGTGGAACCACTGGTGGATGTCGGCGTGGCTATCCTTGCGCAAGTTCAGGTCGATGGCGCCGGCACTGGCGGCGTTTACCACCTCGATGGCGCCCGAGTCGAAATTCTGGCTGATTTTAATGGTCATGTAATGATCCCGTCCAATTGTAAGAGTTCCGGCGTCGCCTCGTGGGCCGGCGCCGTCGCGCTAAAAACGCAGTGTAAGCTATCCCGCTATTTTCCGCCCTTTGGCCCCGTTCGCAAAGCCTGGGCGGGCGATTTATGCACCAATCCGGGGCATCGATGGCAAAGCGCCGGGCAAAAGGGTGAAAAATCGGTCCACTGTCGCATCGACCGGACAAAAAACTGAATTGTAACAATGCCAGACACATTGGCAGCCCATCGCCATCCTATAATTCTTGCTTTCATTGAGTCGCCAGGAAAGAGTCGTGGACAAGAAGTTGACCAATATTCAGGAAAGAAAGCTGCGCGAGGCCCAGGCGCGGCGCGAGCACATCATCGACGTCGTCAAAGATCTCATCAAGAAGGGCGGCGCGCGCGCCGTCTCCATCCGCAAAGTGGCCGAGGCGGCCGGCTTTTCCACTACCGTCGTGTACGCCCTGTTTCGCGACAAGGCCACCCTGATCGCCCAGGCCATGGACAAGGATCTGCTGGAACTGGTGCGCGCCATGCGCACGGCCTGCGCCACCAGCACTGCCCCATGGGAACGCATCAGCCTGGTCGGCCGCGCCTACATCGAGTACGGTTTCCAGCATCCCGATGAGTATTCGCTGATCTTCATGGAGCTGCGGCCGCACGCGCAAGTCGACGCCGTCGACGTGGAACATGGCAATATCGAGCAAGACCCGTATGCTTATGCCTTGCACCTGTTCGGCGAACTGGCACAGGCGGGCCATGTGCGCCAGGACGAAGCGGCGCTGCACACGATGACGCAAATCTTCTGGCAAGCACTGCACGGCCTCGTGTCGCTGCGCATCGTCATGGATGCGGGCGATCCATGGACGCCGCACCCGGAAATGAACACGCACATCGACGACTTGCTCGCCGTCGTCACGACAGGCATCGGCCTGCGCTTTGCGCCGCCCTCCTGACGTTTGATCCAGCGCAAACTGCACCCGTCAAAAAAGCGGACAGTGGGGTGAAGCCACCTGCGCTGATGCAGCGCGGCTGGCACGCAAAGGAGTGCGACATGAACGAAGCCTATGCCACGGACCGGCTTGACAAACAGCAAAGCGCGAACAATGCTGTACGCATGGAAGCGCGCCTGACAAAACTGGAAACGGACCGGGAACATGACCGGCAATGGTT
Above is a genomic segment from Janthinobacterium sp. 64 containing:
- a CDS encoding TetR/AcrR family transcriptional regulator → MDKKLTNIQERKLREAQARREHIIDVVKDLIKKGGARAVSIRKVAEAAGFSTTVVYALFRDKATLIAQAMDKDLLELVRAMRTACATSTAPWERISLVGRAYIEYGFQHPDEYSLIFMELRPHAQVDAVDVEHGNIEQDPYAYALHLFGELAQAGHVRQDEAALHTMTQIFWQALHGLVSLRIVMDAGDPWTPHPEMNTHIDDLLAVVTTGIGLRFAPPS
- a CDS encoding M14 family metallopeptidase — protein: MTIKISQNFDSGAIEVVNAASAGAIDLNLRKDSHADIHQWFHFRLQGARDQACTLRILNAGQATYPAGYEDYQAVASYDSENWFRVPTAFDGQVMTISHTPELDSVYYAYFEPYSWERHLRLLGEVAEHPLARVSDLGSTVDGRDMNMVTIGNPQAEKKIWVIARQHPGESMAEWFVEGLIDSLLDDANPIARKLLQRAVFHIVPNMNPDGSIRGNLRTNAAGANLNREWMTPSLESSPEVLCVKNKIHETGVDMFFDIHGDEALPYNFVAGNEMLENFTPAQAAHQKAFIERYKQASPDFQDKFGYAASKYKSDMLTLASKYIGHHFGCLALTLEMPFKENADLPDPSVGWNGARSAALGAAMLQPILLSLD